Part of the Caldanaerobius fijiensis DSM 17918 genome is shown below.
AGTAGATGCAGCGGCTGTGTACGTCAATGCATCAACGAGATTTACCGATGGAGGCCAATATGGTTTTGGCGCTGAAATAGGCATAAGTACCCAGAAACTTCATGCCAGAGGACCTATGGGTTTAAAAGAGCTTACCACATATAAATATATCGTACTGGGTGATGGACAAATTAGAACATGATACTGGTCAAAATCAGTTAAATATGATATACTTCAATTATTAGCAATATTATATAAGGGGTATGTATATAATGCATGTACAGGTGATACACGGTCCCAATTTAAATTTTACAGGAATAAGGGAAAAAGACATATATGGTATTGCGGGGCTTGAAGATATCAATCGTAGAATTACAGCTCGTGCAAAGGAATTGGGTATTATTGTTGATATTGCTCAATCCAATAGCGAAGGTGAAATTATCGATATTATCCATAGTTGCTATAAGAGGGTTGATGGGATAATAATCAACGCAGGAGCTTA
Proteins encoded:
- the aroQ gene encoding type II 3-dehydroquinate dehydratase codes for the protein MHVQVIHGPNLNFTGIREKDIYGIAGLEDINRRITARAKELGIIVDIAQSNSEGEIIDIIHSCYKRVDGIIINAGAYTHYSYAIRDAIKSVDIPCVEVHLSNIYSREEFRHKSVLSPVCVGQIAGFGAYSYLLALEYFSLKWSDQNGKD